In one window of Rathayibacter caricis DSM 15933 DNA:
- a CDS encoding SDR family NAD(P)-dependent oxidoreductase, translating to MSRFDDAVILVLGASGGLGRLIADELEARGARVLRSGRDDASLGEQPLVADLRGEDAPARLIAEALERHGRLDGVVIAAGVVAFGPSAELDETVLEELVEVNALAPIRVLTAAFAPLAASASEGREPFAVTISGVVAEAPTAGLAAYSASKAALHSFVKASAREYKKAGVLLIDARPGHTETELSQHPLAGEAPRFGAGLAPAAVATRIVDALEAGETDLPPAAFTA from the coding sequence ATGAGCAGATTCGACGACGCGGTCATCCTGGTCCTCGGTGCCTCGGGAGGGCTCGGCCGGCTGATCGCCGACGAGCTGGAGGCCCGCGGCGCCCGCGTCCTCCGCAGCGGACGGGACGACGCGTCCCTCGGGGAGCAGCCGCTGGTCGCCGATCTCCGCGGGGAGGACGCGCCCGCTCGGCTGATCGCCGAGGCGCTCGAGCGCCACGGGCGGCTCGACGGCGTCGTGATCGCGGCGGGCGTCGTCGCCTTCGGGCCCTCGGCCGAGCTGGACGAGACCGTCCTCGAGGAGCTCGTGGAGGTGAACGCTCTGGCGCCGATCCGTGTGCTGACCGCCGCTTTCGCCCCGCTGGCGGCCTCCGCCTCCGAGGGCCGCGAGCCGTTCGCAGTCACGATCAGCGGAGTCGTCGCCGAGGCGCCCACGGCCGGCCTCGCCGCGTACTCCGCCTCCAAGGCGGCTCTGCACTCGTTCGTGAAGGCGTCGGCGCGCGAGTACAAGAAGGCGGGAGTGCTGCTGATCGACGCGCGGCCGGGTCACACCGAGACCGAGCTGTCACAGCATCCGCTCGCGGGCGAGGCGCCGCGGTTCGGGGCGGGTCTCGCTCCGGCGGCCGTCGCGACCCGCATCGTGGACGCGCTCGAGGCCGGCGAGACGGACCTGCCGCCCGCCGCCTTCACCGCCTGA
- a CDS encoding DHA2 family efflux MFS transporter permease subunit: MTERTLPETRESAAPRDRTPAPSAVLEPRSRLVISLLLVSAFVVILNETIMSVALPDLMRDFGVEAHVGQWLSTAFMLTMAVVIPITGYLIQRLHTRTLFAAAMTLFSLGTLSAALAPTFEVLLAARVVQAGGTAIMMPLLMTTVMTLVPPSIRGRMMGNISIVISVAPAVGPTISGVILNFLSWRWMFWIVLPIAVGALLLGLRKVENVTEPRKIPIDSLSVVLSVFGFGGLVYGLSSLGEGGEAVVAPWVPFVVAGLGLAGFILRQLSLQRTDRALLDLRTFTSGGFTVAIVMMAVSMSALFGTLILLPLYTQNVLGLTPLETGLLLLPGGLLMGLLAPFVGRGYDRFGPRVLLVPGSVVVAAALWGFTFLDENSSSMFILSLHVVLSLGLAFVFTPLFTAGLGSVKPKFYSHGSAIIGTVQQLGGAAGTALFVTVLSIQSAALAREGADQVTASAGGIHSAFVWGASIASLAIVAAFFVRRPAESDVPLPVGH, translated from the coding sequence GTGACCGAGCGCACCCTTCCCGAGACGCGGGAGTCCGCCGCACCCCGAGACCGCACGCCGGCGCCGTCCGCCGTGCTCGAGCCGCGCAGCCGCCTCGTCATCAGCCTGCTGCTGGTGTCGGCGTTCGTCGTCATCCTCAACGAGACGATCATGAGCGTGGCGCTGCCCGACCTCATGCGCGACTTCGGCGTCGAGGCGCACGTGGGCCAGTGGCTGTCGACGGCGTTCATGCTGACGATGGCCGTCGTGATCCCGATCACCGGCTACCTGATCCAGCGCCTGCACACGCGCACGCTCTTCGCGGCCGCCATGACCCTGTTCAGCCTCGGCACGCTCAGCGCCGCGCTGGCCCCCACCTTCGAGGTGCTGCTGGCCGCGCGCGTCGTGCAGGCCGGCGGCACGGCCATCATGATGCCGCTGCTGATGACCACGGTGATGACCCTCGTCCCGCCGTCGATCCGCGGCCGGATGATGGGCAACATCTCGATCGTGATCTCGGTCGCCCCCGCCGTCGGCCCGACGATCTCGGGCGTCATCCTCAACTTCCTCAGCTGGCGCTGGATGTTCTGGATCGTGCTGCCGATCGCGGTCGGCGCACTGCTCCTGGGCCTCCGCAAGGTGGAGAACGTGACGGAGCCGCGCAAGATCCCGATCGACTCCCTCTCGGTCGTGCTCTCGGTCTTCGGCTTCGGCGGCCTGGTCTACGGCCTCAGCTCGCTCGGCGAGGGCGGCGAGGCGGTCGTCGCTCCATGGGTGCCGTTCGTCGTCGCGGGCCTCGGCCTCGCCGGCTTCATCCTGCGCCAGCTCTCGCTGCAGCGGACCGACCGCGCCCTGCTCGACCTGCGCACCTTCACCTCCGGCGGCTTCACCGTGGCCATCGTGATGATGGCGGTCAGCATGTCAGCGCTCTTCGGCACGCTGATCCTGCTGCCGCTCTACACGCAGAACGTCCTCGGGCTGACGCCGCTGGAGACCGGTCTGCTGCTGCTCCCCGGCGGGCTGCTGATGGGCCTGCTGGCGCCGTTCGTCGGACGCGGATACGACCGCTTCGGGCCGCGCGTGCTGCTGGTGCCCGGCTCGGTGGTCGTCGCCGCCGCGCTGTGGGGCTTCACCTTCCTCGACGAGAACTCGTCGTCGATGTTCATCCTGTCGCTGCACGTGGTGCTGAGCCTCGGGCTGGCGTTCGTCTTCACTCCGCTGTTCACCGCGGGCCTGGGCTCGGTGAAGCCGAAGTTCTACTCGCACGGCAGCGCCATCATCGGCACCGTGCAGCAGCTCGGAGGCGCGGCCGGCACGGCGCTGTTCGTCACCGTGCTCTCGATCCAGTCGGCCGCGCTCGCCCGCGAGGGCGCCGACCAGGTCACGGCCTCGGCCGGAGGGATCCACTCGGCCTTCGTCTGGGGAGCGTCCATCGCCTCCCTCGCGATCGTCGCGGCCTTCTTCGTCCGGCGTCCCGCCGAATCCGACGTCCCGCTGCCCGTCGGGCACTGA
- a CDS encoding M1 family metallopeptidase, translating to MSPAQLGLETAGDTYVPGIGNTGYRVESYELELDYRVSSNRLAARALIHAVALQPLRRFSLDLSRLRVGRVRVDGRRAQHAQTPHKLRVTPETLLRTGEPFVVEVEYGGHPAPRASHWGELGWEELTDGVLVASQPTGASTWFPCNDDPADKAPYRFRITAEEGYAVVANGVLVDSSARSGRRTWLYEQPEPTATYLASVQIGRYALEERVLAGVPVTIARPAALAARSSRDFAPLGAMLELFQHLFGPYPFARYSVVVTADDLEIPLEAQGMAVFGANHVDGRGGSERLIAHELAHQWFGNSVGIARWRHIWLNEGFACYAEWLWSEQAGRPSADSLARRHHALLRAQPEDLVLADPGPVSLFDDRVYKRGALTLHALRLHVGDEPFFALVQEWTRRHAHGAVTDEDFRELCTELLPAGVDELLDTWLLDEELPALPAR from the coding sequence GTGAGCCCCGCACAGCTCGGACTCGAGACCGCCGGCGACACCTACGTCCCCGGCATCGGCAACACCGGCTACCGCGTCGAGTCGTACGAACTCGAGCTCGACTACCGCGTCTCGAGCAACCGGCTCGCCGCCCGCGCTCTGATCCACGCTGTCGCCCTGCAGCCGCTGCGGCGGTTCAGCCTCGACCTCAGCCGTCTGCGCGTGGGCAGGGTGCGCGTCGACGGGCGCCGCGCCCAGCACGCGCAGACGCCGCACAAGCTGCGGGTGACCCCCGAGACGCTGCTGCGCACGGGCGAGCCGTTCGTCGTCGAGGTCGAGTACGGCGGTCATCCGGCACCGCGCGCGAGCCACTGGGGCGAGCTGGGCTGGGAAGAGCTGACCGACGGCGTCCTCGTGGCCTCGCAGCCGACCGGAGCCTCCACCTGGTTCCCCTGCAACGACGACCCCGCCGACAAGGCCCCCTACCGCTTCCGCATCACCGCCGAGGAGGGCTACGCGGTGGTCGCGAACGGCGTGCTGGTCGACTCGAGCGCGCGATCCGGCCGCAGGACCTGGCTCTACGAGCAACCGGAGCCGACGGCGACCTACCTCGCCTCGGTGCAGATCGGGCGCTACGCCCTGGAGGAGCGCGTGCTCGCGGGCGTCCCCGTCACGATCGCGCGTCCTGCGGCGCTCGCCGCGCGCTCGTCGCGCGACTTCGCTCCGCTCGGCGCGATGCTCGAGCTCTTCCAGCACCTCTTCGGCCCGTACCCGTTCGCGCGGTACTCCGTCGTCGTGACCGCCGACGATCTCGAGATCCCGCTCGAGGCGCAGGGCATGGCCGTCTTCGGCGCGAACCACGTCGACGGGCGCGGCGGCTCGGAGCGGCTGATCGCCCACGAGCTCGCCCACCAGTGGTTCGGCAACAGCGTCGGCATCGCCCGGTGGCGGCACATCTGGCTCAACGAGGGCTTCGCCTGCTACGCGGAGTGGCTCTGGTCGGAGCAGGCGGGCAGGCCCTCCGCCGACTCCCTCGCCCGCCGTCACCACGCCCTCCTGCGGGCTCAGCCCGAGGATCTCGTGCTCGCGGACCCGGGCCCCGTCTCGCTCTTCGACGACCGCGTCTACAAGCGCGGGGCGCTCACCCTGCACGCCCTGCGGCTACACGTCGGCGACGAGCCGTTCTTCGCCCTCGTGCAGGAGTGGACGCGCCGGCACGCCCACGGCGCGGTCACCGACGAAGACTTCCGGGAGCTCTGCACCGAGCTGCTGCCGGCCGGGGTGGACGAGCTGCTCGACACCTGGCTCCTCGACGAGGAGCTGCCCGCGCTACCGGCCCGCTGA
- a CDS encoding 4'-phosphopantetheinyl transferase family protein → MRGTDTAGAPRPAAGRDDGHDLPGVHLRWLALDEQTLDAERLLPLLTAAERERYEATAAASVAERFVFGRVLLRMLAAELTGGSASGIDVVACCAGCSGPHGRPRLEGADPLLATLSVSVAHCAGAVVVAASSAGVVGVDIEPAAGSAERGAQITRVAGAPFWVGAARPADPILHWTRIEAVLKADGRGLAVDPHRVLIHESRIAAEARIDGVRFRLAEPRLDPAFRVSVALGPVEGRGTGPIIGWRREHSDALADSLVSAGR, encoded by the coding sequence ATGAGGGGGACGGACACGGCGGGAGCGCCGCGGCCGGCGGCCGGCCGGGACGACGGTCACGACCTGCCGGGGGTGCACCTGCGCTGGCTCGCGCTGGACGAGCAGACGCTCGACGCCGAGCGCCTGCTGCCGCTGCTGACCGCGGCGGAGCGGGAGCGCTACGAGGCGACGGCCGCTGCCTCCGTCGCCGAGCGCTTCGTCTTCGGACGGGTGCTGCTGCGGATGCTCGCCGCGGAGCTCACCGGCGGGAGCGCCTCCGGGATCGACGTCGTCGCGTGCTGCGCGGGCTGCTCGGGACCGCACGGACGCCCGAGGCTCGAGGGTGCGGATCCGCTCCTCGCCACGCTGTCGGTCAGCGTCGCGCACTGCGCCGGTGCGGTGGTCGTCGCCGCCAGCAGCGCGGGCGTCGTCGGGGTCGACATCGAGCCGGCCGCGGGGTCCGCCGAGCGCGGTGCTCAGATCACCCGGGTCGCGGGAGCGCCGTTCTGGGTCGGGGCGGCCCGGCCGGCCGATCCGATCCTGCACTGGACCCGGATCGAGGCGGTGCTGAAGGCCGACGGGCGCGGGCTCGCGGTCGATCCGCACCGTGTCCTCATCCACGAGTCGCGGATCGCGGCGGAGGCCCGGATCGACGGGGTGCGGTTCCGACTGGCCGAGCCGCGGCTCGACCCGGCGTTCCGCGTCAGCGTCGCGCTGGGCCCGGTCGAGGGGCGCGGCACCGGTCCGATCATCGGCTGGCGGCGCGAGCACTCCGACGCGCTCGCCGACTCGCTGGTGTCAGCGGGCCGGTAG
- a CDS encoding DUF2510 domain-containing protein: MQQDSTAAAGWYADGDGTLRWWDGERWTDARKSATDGASPRLLDGAPAPYRLPNADGAAIVDVVGESDRIEEIAAVLGRTLKKDERHEQRIDVQLVPEPDRPGDPTAVSVRAAGRVIGYLPDSAAYQPRLARITASGVVPTTGGQLTATRTSRGLRASVRLALVDSELIAPANTPPTTPYSLIPWGRGLQVLREDEHFAQLVDVLPGGGRGLVIVTLHPLDDRIELRLDGSRVGELSPAVSQQFAPTVRHLQSLGLTAAAHAALRSSPLQAELTLQAARASELPEHWVDGPPVVLPPLVPVAASYDLPAAYVKPLRPTPLTSEEAACATRRLVAWIVVGTSLLVGLSSWFIGDVLN; encoded by the coding sequence GTGCAGCAGGACTCGACGGCCGCGGCCGGCTGGTACGCCGACGGCGACGGCACGCTGCGCTGGTGGGACGGCGAGCGCTGGACCGATGCACGGAAGTCCGCCACCGACGGAGCCTCGCCCCGCCTCCTCGACGGCGCTCCGGCCCCCTACCGGCTCCCGAACGCCGACGGCGCCGCCATCGTCGACGTCGTCGGCGAGTCCGACCGCATCGAGGAGATCGCCGCGGTGCTCGGACGGACCCTGAAGAAGGACGAGCGCCACGAGCAGCGGATCGACGTGCAGCTCGTCCCCGAGCCGGACCGCCCCGGCGACCCGACGGCCGTCTCCGTGCGGGCCGCGGGCCGGGTCATCGGCTACCTGCCCGACTCCGCCGCCTACCAGCCCCGGCTGGCGCGCATCACCGCCAGCGGAGTGGTGCCGACCACGGGTGGGCAGCTGACCGCGACGCGGACGAGCCGCGGACTGCGCGCCTCCGTCCGCCTCGCCCTCGTCGATTCCGAGCTGATAGCCCCCGCGAACACGCCGCCGACGACGCCCTACTCGCTCATCCCCTGGGGCCGCGGCCTCCAGGTGCTGCGCGAGGACGAGCACTTCGCGCAGCTCGTCGACGTCCTGCCCGGCGGCGGACGCGGCCTCGTGATCGTGACTCTCCATCCGCTCGACGACCGGATCGAGCTCCGCCTCGACGGCTCCCGCGTCGGCGAGCTCTCCCCCGCCGTCTCGCAGCAGTTCGCGCCGACCGTCCGGCATCTGCAGAGCCTCGGCCTGACCGCCGCCGCCCACGCCGCCCTCCGCAGCTCCCCGCTCCAGGCGGAGCTGACCCTGCAGGCCGCGCGCGCCTCCGAGCTGCCGGAGCACTGGGTCGACGGCCCGCCGGTCGTCCTGCCGCCGCTGGTGCCGGTGGCCGCTTCGTACGACCTGCCCGCCGCGTACGTGAAACCGCTGCGACCCACGCCGCTGACCTCGGAGGAAGCCGCCTGCGCGACGCGCCGGCTGGTCGCCTGGATCGTGGTCGGCACGTCCCTCCTCGTCGGCCTCTCGAGCTGGTTCATCGGGGACGTCCTGAACTGA
- the ppk2 gene encoding polyphosphate kinase 2, producing the protein MTAASETARVDPELLRTLTPDDARDLVVLDEDDDDPVLLHRDGTRIDTWREGYPYDERMSREEYEAGKRLLQIELLKLQNWIKKHGRRLVVVFEGRDAAGKGGTIKRFTEHLNPRGARVVALEKPTEREATQWYFQRYVSHLPAAGEIVLFDRSWYNRAGVERVMGFCTLEQYDEFIRQTPLFESMLAGDGIDLVKLWFSVSAEEQRTRFTIRMIDPVRQWKLSPMDLASLDKWDDYTAAKEAMLAATDTDDAPWTVVKSNDKKRARLEAMRHVLSLYEYDGRDDEVVGAHGPDPLIVGPASEVYERGEHIAPARRF; encoded by the coding sequence GTGACCGCCGCCTCCGAGACCGCTCGCGTCGACCCCGAGCTCCTCCGCACCCTGACCCCCGACGACGCCCGAGACCTCGTCGTGCTCGACGAGGACGACGACGATCCCGTGCTGCTGCACCGCGACGGCACGCGCATCGACACTTGGCGCGAGGGCTACCCCTACGACGAGCGGATGTCGCGCGAGGAGTACGAGGCGGGCAAGCGACTGCTGCAGATCGAGCTGCTCAAGCTGCAGAACTGGATCAAGAAGCACGGACGCCGACTCGTCGTGGTCTTCGAGGGGCGCGACGCCGCCGGCAAGGGCGGCACGATCAAGCGGTTCACCGAGCACCTGAACCCGCGCGGGGCCCGGGTCGTGGCGCTCGAGAAGCCGACCGAGCGGGAGGCGACGCAGTGGTACTTCCAGCGCTACGTCTCGCACCTGCCCGCCGCGGGCGAGATCGTGCTGTTCGACCGCTCCTGGTACAACCGCGCCGGAGTCGAGCGCGTGATGGGGTTCTGCACCTTGGAGCAGTACGACGAGTTCATCCGGCAGACGCCGCTCTTCGAGAGCATGCTCGCCGGCGACGGCATCGACCTGGTCAAGCTGTGGTTCTCGGTGTCGGCGGAGGAGCAGCGCACGCGGTTCACCATCCGCATGATCGACCCGGTGCGGCAGTGGAAGCTCTCGCCGATGGACCTCGCCTCGCTCGATAAGTGGGACGACTACACGGCCGCCAAGGAGGCGATGCTCGCCGCGACCGACACGGACGACGCTCCGTGGACGGTCGTGAAGAGCAACGACAAGAAGCGGGCGAGGCTCGAGGCCATGCGGCACGTGCTGAGCCTGTACGAGTACGACGGACGCGACGACGAGGTCGTCGGAGCGCACGGACCGGATCCCCTGATCGTGGGACCGGCGAGCGAGGTCTACGAGCGGGGCGAGCACATCGCCCCCGCGCGACGGTTCTGA
- a CDS encoding DUF2277 domain-containing protein — protein sequence MCRNIHTLHNFEPAATDDEVHAAALQYVRKISGTTKPSKANQEAFDRAVADIAHITGHLLEDLVTAAPPKDREVEAAKARERSAKRFATA from the coding sequence ATGTGCCGGAACATCCACACGCTCCACAACTTCGAGCCCGCCGCGACCGACGACGAAGTGCACGCCGCCGCCCTCCAGTACGTGCGCAAGATCAGCGGCACGACGAAGCCGTCGAAGGCGAACCAGGAGGCGTTCGACCGCGCCGTCGCCGACATCGCGCACATCACGGGGCACCTCCTCGAGGACCTCGTGACGGCCGCGCCGCCGAAGGACCGCGAGGTCGAGGCGGCGAAGGCGCGCGAGCGCTCGGCGAAGCGGTTCGCGACGGCGTGA
- a CDS encoding Pls/PosA family non-ribosomal peptide synthetase — METPLVQDHLDAGALAAPPRTLIDVLRESARLHPDASALEDPAGALSYREILARVVGAAGELTAAGVRRGDRVGVRMASGSRELYLSILAILAAGAAYVPVDADDPEERAQLVFGEARVRGVITGAGRFERTAEEPPALLFTGTAPHPSTASIPLLQPPALEDDAWIIFTSGSTGTPKGVAVSHRSAAAFVDAEARLFLQQEPLGPGDRVLAGLSVAFDASCEEMWLAWRHGACLVPAPRSLVRSGMDLGPWLTTHGITVVSTVPTLAALWPAESLENVRLLIFGGEACPPELAERLAVEGREVWNTYGPTEATVVACAAPLGGPGPVRIGLPLDGWRLAVVDAEGHRVPEGGVGELVIGGVGLARYLDAAKDAEKYAPAPLLGWERAYRSGDLVRYEAEGLVFQGRADDQVKLGGRRIELGEVESALQALPGVSGAAAAVRTTAAGNQVLVGYLALAAGRELDRDAALTRLRAELPAALVPLLAVVDELPTRTSGKVDRAALPWPLAEAAPSDDALNPETAWLAARWREVLGVPVDERADFFDLGGGSLAAAQLVARIRERDPEFTVADVYAHPRLAAMAAEIASRATGLGPVSDHRIAPVPRRMQVLQTVLGAPLLILGGARWLVALLTVCSLLDLLPGFGFLPTVWPAVLVPAFVLLCTPFGRMGLTVIAARLLLRGVRAGDHPRGGGVHLRLWLAEQVAHQLGAVSLAGAPWVSYYARALGARIAEDVDLHSLPPLTGMLTLGRGAAIEPEVDLSGYWIDGDVVRVGAVRVGAGSTVGARSTLLPGARIGKHAQIEPGSAVFGRVPAGQRWGGSPAQRLGKANAGFPEERPPRATGWVWAYALAAVGLAAVPILSFGAGVGVVAVAVQGSDTLAEAVPRALTALVPAVAVTGAALAGLVVLLVRLLGLGIEPGTHPVRGRIGWQVWSTERLLDQARTLLFPLYSGLFTPVWLRLLGARVGRDVEASTVLLLPAMTTIRDGAFLADDTLVASYALGGGWMRLARAEIGERAFLGNSGMAAPGHTVPAGGLVAVLSSAPRKSKAGSSWLGSPPVRLRRTVVEAEAERTFRPPARLRVARIVWELFRFVPVVVSVAIGSGVVVALLALVESFGAIVAMLLSGVVLLAAGAVAAAVSTAAKWLLIGRVRAGEHPLWSSFIWRSELADTFTEMVAAPWFAHAAAGTPALVWWLRSLGARIGRGVWCESYWLPEADLVVLGDGAAVNRGCVVQTHLFHDRIMSMDAVSLDTGATLGPHSVILPAARIAEHGTVGPASLVMRGELVPAGSRWSGNPIGPWRDVRVADYHAPVA; from the coding sequence GTGGAGACGCCCCTCGTGCAGGACCACCTCGACGCCGGCGCCCTCGCGGCGCCGCCCCGCACCCTCATCGACGTGCTGCGCGAGAGCGCCCGGCTCCACCCCGACGCCTCCGCCCTCGAGGACCCGGCGGGCGCCCTCAGCTACCGCGAGATCCTCGCCCGCGTCGTCGGAGCGGCAGGCGAGCTGACGGCCGCCGGAGTCCGGCGCGGCGACCGCGTCGGCGTCCGCATGGCGAGCGGGTCGCGCGAGCTCTACCTCTCGATCCTCGCGATCCTCGCCGCCGGCGCCGCCTACGTCCCGGTCGACGCGGACGACCCCGAGGAGCGCGCGCAGCTCGTGTTCGGCGAGGCGCGCGTGCGCGGCGTCATCACCGGAGCAGGCCGCTTCGAGCGGACAGCGGAGGAGCCGCCCGCCCTTCTCTTCACCGGGACCGCGCCGCACCCCAGCACCGCGTCGATCCCGCTGCTCCAGCCGCCCGCGCTCGAGGACGACGCGTGGATCATCTTCACCTCCGGCTCCACCGGCACCCCGAAGGGCGTCGCCGTCAGCCACCGCTCCGCCGCGGCCTTCGTCGATGCGGAGGCGCGGCTGTTCCTGCAGCAGGAGCCGCTCGGCCCGGGTGACCGCGTGCTGGCCGGCCTCTCGGTCGCGTTCGACGCCTCCTGCGAGGAGATGTGGCTGGCCTGGCGCCACGGCGCGTGCCTGGTGCCCGCACCGCGCTCGCTCGTGCGCAGCGGCATGGACCTCGGCCCTTGGCTGACGACCCACGGCATCACCGTCGTCTCCACCGTGCCCACCCTCGCCGCACTGTGGCCCGCCGAGTCGCTCGAGAACGTCCGGCTGCTGATCTTCGGCGGCGAGGCCTGCCCGCCAGAGCTCGCCGAGCGCCTCGCCGTCGAGGGCCGCGAGGTCTGGAACACCTACGGCCCGACCGAGGCGACCGTCGTCGCCTGCGCGGCACCGCTGGGCGGGCCGGGGCCCGTGCGCATCGGCCTCCCGCTCGACGGCTGGCGGCTCGCGGTCGTCGACGCCGAAGGCCACCGGGTGCCCGAGGGCGGGGTCGGCGAGCTCGTCATCGGCGGCGTCGGGCTGGCGCGCTACCTCGACGCCGCGAAGGACGCCGAGAAGTACGCCCCCGCTCCCCTGCTCGGCTGGGAGCGCGCCTACCGCTCCGGCGATCTCGTGCGCTACGAGGCCGAGGGCCTCGTCTTCCAGGGCCGGGCCGACGACCAGGTCAAGCTGGGCGGCCGCCGCATCGAGCTCGGCGAGGTCGAGTCCGCCCTGCAAGCGCTGCCGGGAGTGTCCGGAGCCGCGGCCGCGGTCCGCACCACGGCCGCCGGCAATCAGGTCCTCGTCGGCTACCTCGCTCTCGCCGCGGGCCGAGAGCTCGACCGCGACGCCGCCCTCACGCGGCTGCGCGCGGAGCTCCCGGCCGCGCTGGTCCCTCTGCTGGCCGTCGTCGACGAGCTGCCGACCCGCACCTCCGGCAAGGTCGACCGGGCGGCGCTGCCCTGGCCGCTCGCCGAGGCGGCGCCGTCGGACGACGCGCTGAATCCCGAGACCGCCTGGCTCGCCGCCCGCTGGCGCGAGGTCCTGGGCGTCCCGGTCGACGAGCGGGCCGACTTCTTCGATCTGGGCGGCGGCTCGCTCGCCGCCGCTCAGCTCGTCGCCCGGATCCGCGAGCGCGATCCGGAGTTCACCGTCGCCGACGTCTACGCGCACCCGCGCCTCGCCGCGATGGCGGCCGAGATCGCGAGCCGCGCGACCGGCCTCGGCCCCGTCTCCGACCACCGCATCGCGCCCGTCCCCCGGCGGATGCAGGTGCTGCAGACCGTGCTGGGCGCGCCGCTCCTGATCCTGGGGGGCGCGCGCTGGCTCGTCGCCCTGCTGACGGTCTGCTCGCTCCTGGATCTGCTGCCGGGCTTCGGATTCCTGCCCACTGTGTGGCCGGCGGTGCTCGTGCCCGCCTTCGTCCTGCTCTGCACGCCGTTCGGGCGCATGGGCCTCACCGTGATCGCCGCCCGCCTCCTGCTGCGCGGCGTGCGGGCGGGCGATCATCCGCGCGGCGGAGGAGTGCACCTGCGGCTCTGGCTCGCCGAGCAGGTCGCCCACCAGCTCGGCGCCGTGAGCCTGGCCGGCGCCCCCTGGGTCTCGTACTACGCCCGGGCGCTCGGCGCCCGGATCGCCGAGGACGTCGACCTGCACTCCCTCCCTCCGCTGACCGGCATGCTGACGCTCGGCCGGGGCGCCGCGATCGAGCCCGAGGTCGACCTGTCGGGCTACTGGATCGACGGCGATGTCGTGCGGGTCGGAGCCGTCCGCGTCGGCGCGGGCAGCACGGTCGGTGCGCGCAGTACCCTCCTCCCCGGCGCCCGCATCGGCAAGCACGCGCAGATCGAGCCCGGATCCGCCGTCTTCGGACGGGTGCCGGCAGGGCAGCGCTGGGGCGGCTCGCCCGCGCAGCGCCTGGGCAAGGCGAACGCCGGGTTCCCCGAGGAGCGGCCGCCCAGGGCCACCGGCTGGGTCTGGGCCTACGCGCTCGCGGCGGTGGGCCTCGCCGCCGTGCCGATCCTCTCGTTCGGCGCGGGCGTGGGAGTGGTCGCCGTCGCGGTCCAGGGCTCCGACACGCTCGCCGAGGCGGTCCCGCGCGCGCTCACCGCCCTCGTGCCCGCCGTCGCCGTCACGGGAGCCGCGCTCGCGGGTCTCGTGGTCCTCCTCGTCCGCCTGCTGGGCCTCGGCATCGAGCCCGGCACCCATCCCGTCCGCGGCCGGATCGGCTGGCAGGTCTGGTCGACCGAGCGCCTGCTGGATCAGGCGCGCACACTGCTCTTCCCGCTCTACTCCGGCCTCTTCACCCCCGTCTGGCTGCGCCTGCTCGGCGCGCGCGTCGGACGCGACGTCGAGGCGTCGACCGTGCTCCTGCTGCCCGCGATGACGACCATCCGCGACGGAGCCTTCCTCGCCGACGACACCCTGGTCGCCTCCTACGCCCTCGGCGGCGGCTGGATGCGCCTCGCCCGAGCCGAGATCGGCGAGCGCGCGTTCCTCGGCAACTCCGGCATGGCCGCTCCGGGTCACACCGTCCCGGCCGGCGGACTCGTCGCGGTCCTGTCCTCGGCCCCGCGGAAGTCCAAGGCCGGCTCTTCCTGGCTCGGCTCTCCCCCGGTGCGCCTGCGCCGGACCGTCGTCGAGGCGGAGGCGGAGCGCACCTTCCGTCCGCCGGCGCGGCTCCGCGTCGCCCGCATCGTCTGGGAGCTGTTCCGCTTCGTCCCCGTCGTCGTCTCGGTGGCGATCGGCTCGGGCGTCGTCGTCGCCCTGCTCGCGCTCGTCGAGTCGTTCGGCGCGATCGTCGCGATGCTGCTGAGCGGAGTCGTGCTGCTGGCCGCCGGAGCGGTGGCCGCCGCCGTCTCCACCGCGGCGAAGTGGCTGCTGATCGGGCGCGTCCGCGCGGGCGAGCATCCGCTCTGGTCCTCGTTCATCTGGCGCAGCGAGCTCGCCGACACCTTCACCGAGATGGTCGCCGCCCCGTGGTTCGCCCACGCGGCCGCCGGCACCCCGGCCCTCGTGTGGTGGCTGCGCAGCCTCGGCGCGCGCATCGGGCGGGGAGTCTGGTGCGAGAGCTACTGGCTCCCCGAAGCGGATCTCGTCGTCCTGGGCGACGGAGCGGCCGTCAATCGCGGGTGCGTCGTGCAGACCCACCTGTTCCATGATCGAATCATGAGCATGGATGCCGTGAGCCTGGACACCGGAGCGACCCTCGGACCGCACAGCGTGATCCTCCCCGCGGCGCGGATCGCCGAGCACGGCACCGTCGGCCCCGCGTCGCTCGTGATGCGCGGCGAGCTCGTGCCGGCGGGAAGCCGCTGGAGCGGCAATCCGATCGGACCGTGGCGCGACGTGCGCGTCGCCGACTACCACGCGCCCGTCGCGTGA